The DNA sequence AAAATCTAAATCCTTACTGATAACTACAGTCCCTGATCTTcatctcctgtgtttttctgtcactcGTGCATTTTCCTTACCCCAGTTTAAGGTATTCTGATCCCGCCAGCATGGCGCAGCAGGTCCAGCGAGCCAGTTTGTAGCTGTTATTCTTCAGTTCGGTGGCCAGGACGGCTCCTCTCTGAGAGTCCAGCTTCTGACGCCAGTCCACGCCATTACAATGCTGATGACCaaacaaaaggaacaaaaacGTTGTAACAGAACGGTTACTGGCCAAAGGTTTGCACAGGATTTCCCCACTTACTTACTACAAAGACTCAagatgctcatattcaggttgattattttaatttgagtaaAAAGATTTTACATGCTCTactgttcagaaaacatcactttcctcatactgtccattgtTGCAGGTCTTCTTTTCAGCTTCTGTCAGAAACACTTGATTTAAGCTCCTGTCTCTCTAAGGCCCCCCTACTCATAAAAAATAgtttgctctgattggccagcttgCCCACTTGCATTATGCAAATGGTGGCAATGAAAGGACaagtgacatcacaatgataCGGAACACAATAGAGGAAAGCTGAAGTGTCCCATTTGTCTGCATGACTTTATGCGGAACCTAACACATCAGCATCCtgtctcctttaaaaataaaccgTAACAACAAAAAAACGTAGCTTCAGATTCACTACAAAGCAGCTTCCCCCTCTTCTTACCCTTGAGTCCCACTCGTTTAGGGTCTTGACATTGATGAAGGACACTTCTCCGTTGGCACCAGTCATCACCCCATCGTGCTCACAGCGCACAATCAGATCGATGTCCTCCCCGAGTTTCCAGTGGCGgtacctgaaacacaaagatgaGAACACTTCAGGCCTGAGACAAAAAATGGTTTTGACACATCCAGTGATTTAAATTTTAACAGGGATACGATAAATTTGTCTATctttatttaccatttaattaTTAAGAAAGATTGTAAGCTCATTCACATACATTACTAAGTCCTTTTAGTAATGCTTTACCCTAGGGGTGTAAAGGTAAAGGAACTTATTTTGTGTGCATATGCGACAggtttgaataaaatgtaatacaaaATATGTTCAATGTTTTCTGTTCCTTGTTTCTACTGTGAATAAAACGTACCATGACCTCACAACCAAGGTGCTACCAAACCgtgagtcccccccccacccccgccccaACTCTGGGGGTTCAGTGTTTACCTGTAGGCTACAGATGCCACCTCACTCTTGTCCGTGTCCTCCTCAACAAATGGGTTGGAGTTAGGGAACTTGTGCCTCTCTCCACCCTGAATAAAACAAACGAAAAAGTGAcatgaaaaaattatatttaggCTTCAGACAGATCATGTTTTACTAGATGCCCGAGGCCTTGGAGGTCCTGATTAACATTAGTGAAAGCCTAAAAAATTACAAACTGCATCAGGCTTCCCCAAGATTAATTTTCTATGAGGAAAATGACCTGCTTTCAGAGTATTGTACAAATATGAAAAGAATCACATTCAATTTGACGAGCAGGGGCTTATAACGTGTGTGTTCTTACCATTCGTAAACACTGCTGACTGAAGTTGTGGTTGATGTACGTGGCCTCCATTGCCAAGTTACGAGGGGAGTTGAAGGAGTTGCCTTCATCCTGCGGAGGCTCATTGGCCGTCTCGCTCACAGTCAACAAATCTGAGGAGACGTAATAGACATTAGTgttaggttaaaaaaaaaaggtaatgaATCATCACGTTCACCACTATTTACCTTAGTGGCATTTAGGACAACCTTGTATCAATGATACCTTTATGTCTAatttctcctcttcactaaaTGTAAATCTTTATTTGCGAAACAGCACAGCTAGCGTCAGCTCCGATGTTCCACTTTGAATTTTTCTCAAAGCTTCCATGCATGGTGTTTAACACTTCCTCAAGGACTGTCACATTAAAGTCTTTCCATTCTAGCTTTATAATGTGGCtttttgtgtggaaaaaaaaccctgcaagATGCAGGGATAGTGCTTAACATTGATTTACAAGAAAAGTAAAGACTGGTAGGACCATTATTTCAGTAAATGTTACATTATACAGATTTCAGCTTCTCTGACAAAGTCTCACCAAAGTCAGAGTTGTCCCTCTTGTCAAAGAACAGCTTGTTGCCCACTCTCTGTACAATTATGTCCCAGGAGTTCACTGAGCGTGTGCAGCACATCAAGGTGGCCAGGATGGCATCAGTGGCAAACACGTTACCCTGAGTCTTAGCcagctggagagacagagagaaagaaatattaataaatgttaaaaaagtgtCAGAACATTGAAGAGTTCCCCTGACTGGAAGGTTCACAGCCTCTCTGACGACTGGAGACACATTTCATCATTTGGCACTGCCATTGGGAAATCTTTCGGATATTTGGAGAAACCAACATGAgagaaagtttttcttttttacaaaattGGCTGGAAAAAGGTGCAACTCAGAGTTCAGAGGGACTGACTGGAAATTGTTGCAAAAGTGGCGACTTTCAATCAAATTGatcacattttaattatctttgataccacagctccatcaCCGATTGCTACtacacagactctggctccaaacggTATCATTGGAGCAAGATATCACTGTTCGTATTAGAGATAAtttggaggaagtggacacatCGTCTATCTTTATCTTTACAGTCTACATCTGTGTTAGATAAGTATCATACAGGTGTAGCAGCTCTTTCAGTAATGGCTTTGCCATGTCTGAATAAACATGAATGTAAAAGCAACTCAGTCTCAATGACACTTTAACAGCATATTTCACATGTTACATGACTGAAACAGGCCCATGTtgccatgttgtgttttattgcagcAGCTTATTATTTTAAAGACTTAAGACCTTGCGGATGACGGGATCATCAGTGGTAGTGACAGTGTGGAAGATCCTCTTGATGCTTTTCAGCTGCTTTTCATTGCGGGTGGTGATTCGGTCAAATGCTTTATCGTAGTACTCCAAGGCACCGCAGCACTCGCTGGAAAAGGAAACAACACTCTGTCAGCATCTGCAATTCACCTCTTGAACGTGTTTAAAAGAGCAAATGGTAAAGAAATCACTGTAACTTACATGTCGAGAGGGTCGGCCACCTCCATGTacctcatcttcatcagtcTGGGGAAGTccatctcctccttcacctcccaGTCGCTCCTAACCTCCACAGAAGAGTCTCTGGGCTTCAGCTGTGTTTTGACCAACCAGTATgtcgagggagggagggaggaaatgtATACATACGAGAATTGTATGAGATACTCGTCTTACATACACCATCATCTGGAAAGATTTTGTCTTGTGCAGCTGGTACAGAGCTGCAACTTGTAAATTATATTCATTAGTTATTCATCTGCAAATAATTTTCTTGCTTATTGTTGACTGAATACAGCGAAGTACAAGGTGAATACTTTAACTGTCTAAAATTTGAAGATGTTAGTTTTCCCATCATATATgacaaacaaaagcaggaaaCAATTCATATTTTCGAAgacaaaaatgattttcaaaataGATGCTGGTTAattgtcttgttgttgttgctcaaATCCAGAAACAAAATCGATGATCTGATCCACACCTGGGATTTCTGGTCCCACTTCTGACGGACTCCAAACTGCTTCTGGAACTTTTTCTGAAGGCGCATACGATccctgagagaaaaaaacaccagaGCTTAAACTGATGTTTTAACAATATGACAAACGGTGTGTACAAAATATGACAAAGTCATCTCATGCTGGGATCCTTCTCTCCCTTGTGTGAAGCTTGGAGGAAGAAACCTGGCTGgacatttccctcaggatctCACCTCTCCTTCTGCTTGGCGCTTTTCGGCAGCGTCTGCATGTTGAACTGGGTCAGGTTCCTCCGGTCCTTGTCTCTGCGCAGATTCCTCTGTTGAAACAAACATCGTGCTGTTATGGGACTAGTTAAAATGTAACACATGAtacttacattttaaatcaactgACACGATTCAAGGTTCTGCaacttaaatttaaatttttttaaactacagaGGATTTCATAAAATACCTGTTTTATGATAACACC is a window from the Hippoglossus hippoglossus isolate fHipHip1 chromosome 8, fHipHip1.pri, whole genome shotgun sequence genome containing:
- the eif3d gene encoding eukaryotic translation initiation factor 3 subunit D; this encodes MAKFNAPVIQDNPSGWGPCAVPDKFKDMPYQPFSKGDRLGKVADWTGATYQDKRYTNKYSSQFGGGSQYAYFHEEDETSFQLVDTAKTQKTAYQRNRMRFAQRNLRRDKDRRNLTQFNMQTLPKSAKQKERDRMRLQKKFQKQFGVRQKWDQKSQLKPRDSSVEVRSDWEVKEEMDFPRLMKMRYMEVADPLDIECCGALEYYDKAFDRITTRNEKQLKSIKRIFHTVTTTDDPVIRKLAKTQGNVFATDAILATLMCCTRSVNSWDIIVQRVGNKLFFDKRDNSDFDLLTVSETANEPPQDEGNSFNSPRNLAMEATYINHNFSQQCLRMGGERHKFPNSNPFVEEDTDKSEVASVAYRYRHWKLGEDIDLIVRCEHDGVMTGANGEVSFINVKTLNEWDSRHCNGVDWRQKLDSQRGAVLATELKNNSYKLARWTCCAMLAGSEYLKLGYVSRYHVKDSARHVVLGTQQFKPNEFASQINLSMENAWGILRCVIDICRKLDEGKYLILKDPNKQVIRVYSLPDGTFSSDEEDEEEEDEEDEEDEDEENRSVKSAPVTKAACTIHLKHNLNPFDIQ